Proteins encoded by one window of Glycine soja cultivar W05 chromosome 15, ASM419377v2, whole genome shotgun sequence:
- the LOC114385722 gene encoding pollen-specific leucine-rich repeat extensin-like protein 3, whose amino-acid sequence MGSKGVSLLLFLNLLFFSMISSSSSYKSPPPPPPCNVPSPVTPPPPTPSGTPAPPPPVLSPPPPNSSSPPPPPPPVLSPPPPTNSSSPPPPTPPVLSPPPPPPILSPPPPTNSSSPPPPPPPVLSPPPPPPVLSPPPPTNSSSPPPPPPPVLSPPPPPRCPDLSVCINIFPRPPTNSCCTLLADLIDLEAAVCLCAQIRTQLLEIPINIDIFLNLVLNSCSKRLPPNYRCN is encoded by the coding sequence ATGGGTtccaagggtgtttcccttctCCTGTTCCTCAACCTCCTTTTCTTTTCCATGATTAGCTCAAGCAGCAGCTAcaaatcaccaccaccaccaccaccttgtAATGTCCCTTCTCCTGTAACACCACCACCCCCAACACCCTCTGGCACACCAGCACCACCACCCCCTGTCCTCTCTCCACCACCACCTAACTCATCATCACCGCCGCCACCACCCCCCCCTGTCCTctctccaccaccaccaactaACTCATCATCACCGCCACCACCAACACCCCCTGTCCTctctccaccaccacctccccCTATCCTctctccaccaccaccaactaACTCATCATcaccgccaccaccaccacccccTGTCCTCTCTCCACCACCACCCCCCCCTGTCCTctctccaccaccaccaactaACTCATCATcaccgccaccaccaccacccccTGTCCTctctccaccaccacctcctcgTTGTCCCGATCTAAGTgtttgcatcaatatttttccaAGGCCACCAACAAATTCTTGCTGCACCCTCCTCGCTGATCTAATTGACCTTGAGGCTGCTGTGTGTCTCTGCGCTCAAATCAGGACCCAGCTCCTTGAAATCCCCATTAACATAGACATTTTCTTGAACCTAGTGTTAAACAGTTGCAGTAAACGCCTCCCACCCAACTACCGTTgcaattaa
- the LOC114388156 gene encoding hydrophobic seed protein-like: MVCHLYPGFRLPAELVGLSSLSSSSSSYKPPPPSPSDIPVYVTPPPPPPPPRCPNLRICPLLSGLTDLEAAVCVCAQIRAELLGIPININLFLDLVLNRCGKRLPANYRCN, translated from the exons ATGGTTTGTCATCTTTATCCAGGTTTTAGGTTGCCTGCTGAACTGGTTGGTTTGTCATCTTTATCCAG TTCAAGCAGCAGCTATAAACCACCACCGCCATCACCTTCTGATATCCCTGTCTATGtcacaccaccaccaccaccacccccaCCTCGTTGTCCCAATCTGCGTATATGCCCCCTCCTCTCTGGTCTAACTGACCTTGAGGCTGCTGTGTGTGTCTGCGCTCAAATCAGGGCCGAGCTCCTTGGAATCCCCATTAACATAAACCTTTTCTTGGACCTAGTGTTAAACAGATGCGGTAAACGCCTCCCAGCCAACTACCGTTgcaattaa
- the LOC114388157 gene encoding chaperone protein dnaJ 11, chloroplastic-like: MTSLSCRVKSRSIVTFTIAKARSSGTKQSRPSYLKSSCSSLYDILDIPADTSNQEIKAIYWRLAKVYHPDVAAINQKNLSTDEFMEILVAYSTLSDPDKHIKYNQSLFWRQRS, encoded by the coding sequence ATGACTTCGTTGTCGTGCCGCGTCAAATCCCGATCAATAGTCACCTTCACCATCGCTAAAGCTCGCTCTTCCGGGACGAAGCAATCAAGACCTTCATATCTGAAGTCCTCTTGCTCGTCGCTTTACGATATTCTTGATATTCCCGCCGACACCTCTAACCAAGAAATCAAGGCCATATACTGGCGACTGGCCAAAGTCTACCACCCCGACGTGGCGGCCATCAACCAAAAAAACTTGTCCACTGACGAATTCATGGAGATTCTCGTCGCGTACTCTACTCTTTCCGATCCTGACAAACACATTAAATACAATCAGAGCCTATTCTGGCGACAACGGTCATAG
- the LOC114385676 gene encoding hydrophobic seed protein-like, which yields MGSKVVASVALLLSINILFISMVSSSSHYDPPPPPCYVPAPLTPPPSLSPPPSLSPPPPSGPSCPDLSVCLNILDGSPADDCCALIADLVDLEASVCLCIQLRVLGIVNLDLNLQLILNACGPSYPSNATCPRT from the coding sequence ATGGGATCCAAGGTTGTTGCATCCGTTGCCCTTCTCCTCTCCATCAACATCCTTTTCATTTCCATGGTTAGCTCCAGCAGCCACTACGATCCACCGCCCCCACCTTGTTACGTCCCTGCTCCTTTaacaccaccaccatcattgtcaccaccaccgtcattgtcaccaccaccaccgtcAGGACCTAGTTGTCCGGATCTGAGTGTTTGCCTCAATATTTTAGACGGGTCTCCCGCGGATGATTGTTGTGCCCTCATCGCTGATCTTGTTGACCTTGAAGCCTCTGTGTGCCTTTGCATCCAACTCAGGGTCCTCGGAATAGTAAACCTTGACCTTAATTTGCAGTTAATATTAAACGCCTGTGGACCAAGCTACCCGTCAAACGCCACTTGCCCCCGAACCTAA